One genomic window of Camelina sativa cultivar DH55 chromosome 5, Cs, whole genome shotgun sequence includes the following:
- the LOC104788797 gene encoding UPF0725 protein At4g29550-like, with product MSSFALLKLQETKLYDALKPYHQRLEGESFYTIPVPTVDGDYSLSRQLVLQSRLFRPDAIESFKLGKNLLDDEPSDVETCISRSTYEPPSPDYCPSPSFNWPNSPPSYCPSSPVYCPSSPVNWPSPPDYAPILDNNESPYTSFPYDEPVKSYYRQDDGLFGKVGLHCYNLQNRTNLEYFCLDDKEYPPLVKFYARDPTREFSIYEFSICEFFTRVVESAKDGYSLSFITTQCTLLPEKEGFPICDHFDKLAVDAFFTGDMPNSLPEVTTTSDNLQFYELKESELEEEKEWLLLYLELSLRTNSFPFSSLGESSFDLKKVIVLTRADVFSKKKTKSENAIFYITFTSCGPQDGIPIIRNAIIRRTMDGIPGHMSLEVKSLV from the exons ATGTCGTCTTTCGCCTTGTTGAAGCTACAAGAAACCA aACTGTATGATGCTTTAAAACCATATCATCAGCGGCTGGAAGGGGAAAGTTTCTATACGATCCCTGTACCAACCGTCGACGGTGATTACTCTCTATCGAGGCAGTTGGTGTTACAGAGCCGATTGTTTCGCCCCGATGCTATTGAATCTTTTAAGCTTGGCAAGAATTTGTTGGATGATGAGCCCTCTGACGTGGAAACTTGCATTTCACGATCAACATACGAACCACCTTCTCCTGATTACtgtccttctccttcttttaacTGGCCTAATTCTCCTCCTTCTTACTGTCCTTCTTCTCCTGTCTACTGTCCTTCTTCTCCTGTTAACTGGCCTTCTCCTCCTGACTATGCACCTATccttgacaataatgaatcccCTTATACCTCCTTTCCCTACGATGAGCCAGTTAAG AGTTATTATAGACAGGATGATGGCCTGTTTGGTAAAGTTGGGCTTCACTGCTACAATCTGCAAAAT cGGACAAACCTTGAATATTTCTGCCTAGACGACAAGGAGTATCCTCCGCTTGTAAAATTTTATGCAAGGGATCCAACTCGAGAGTTTTCCATTTACGAGTTTTCCATTTGCGAGTTCTTCACAAGGGTGGTTGAGTCTGCCAAAGATGGCTACAGCTTGAGTTTCATTACAACCCAATGCACATTATTGCCAG AGAAGGAAGGCTTCCCAATCTGTGACCACTTTGACAAACTTGCCGTGGATGCTTTCTTCACAGGTGATATGCCCAACTCGTTGCCTGAGGTTACCACCACCAGTGATAACCTGCAATTCTACGAG TTGAAAGAGTCAGAgctggaagaagaaaaggagtggCTTCTTCTCTACTTGGAACTCTCCTTGCGCACCAATTCTTTCccg TTCTCATCACTGGGTGAAAGTTCATTTGACCTGAAAAAGGTAATTGTGCTAACCAGAGCAGATGTGTTTTCTAAGAAGAAAACCAAGTCCGAGAATGCAATCTTCTACATTACCTTCACATCATGTGGCCCTCAAGACGGCATTCCTATCATAAGGAATGCTATCATAAGGAGAACAATGGATGGAATTCCAGGTCATATGTCCCTTGAAGTCAAGTCTTTGGTGTGA
- the LOC104785020 gene encoding probable glutathione peroxidase 3, mitochondrial, producing MPKSSRWVNHRAPSKTKKLILFLFLAFVFYLYRYPSSSSPSTVEHSSRSIYNISVKDIEGKDVSLSKFTGKVLLIVNVASKCGLTHGNYKELNILYAKYKSQGLEILAFPCNQFGSQEPGSNIQIKETVCNIFKAEFPIFDKIEVNGKNTSPLYNFLKEQKGGLFGDSIKWNFAKFLVDKQGNVVDRYAPTTSPLEIEKDIVKLLASA from the exons ATGCCTAAATCAAGCAGATGGGTCAATCATCGAGCTCCCTCTAAGACTAAAAAGTTgattctcttcttgtttctagCCTTTGTCTTCTACCTCTACAgatacccttcttcttcttctccatccactGTTGAACACTCGTCCCGTTCCATCTACAATATTTCCGTTAAG GACATCGAAGGTAAAGATGTGAGTTTGAGCAAGTTCACAGGAAAAGTGCTTCTTATCGTCAATGTAGCCTCTAAGTG TGGTCTAACACATGGAAACTACAAAGAGTTGAACATTTTGTATGCCAAGTACAAATCTCAAG GGCTTGAGATCTTAGCATTTCCTTGCAACCAATTTGGCAGCCAAGAGCCAGGGAGCAACATACAGATCAAGGAAACAGTTTGCAATATATTCAAAGCAGAATTCCCAATCTTTGACAAG ATTGAAGTCAATGGAAAGAACACTTCTCCACTTTACAATTtcttaaaagaacaaaaaggagGATTGTTTGGTGATTCTATCAAGTGGAATTTCGCAAAGTTTCTGGTAGACAAACAAGGAAATGTTGTGGACCGATATGCTCCAACTACATCACCTCTTGAAATTGAG AAGGACATAGTGAAGCTATTGGCATCTGCTTGA
- the LOC104785017 gene encoding U11/U12 small nuclear ribonucleoprotein 35 kDa protein isoform X1: MSGGGNNVVNKVFYATSYHPIQAGSIDGTDVAPHDNGVRRALLCYNAGLYDPSGDSKAVGDPYSTLFVGRLSHHTTEDTLREVMIKYGRIKNLRLVRHIVTGSSRGYAFVEFESEKDMLRAYEDAHHSLIDGREIIVDYNRQQLMPGWIPRRLGGGLGGRKESGQLRFGGRERPFRAPLRPIPHEDLQKLGIQLPPEGRYMSRTQIPSPPRRKGSVSDDREEGYYYREKSSVEREEDFKERSSHRYNHSHRSSSHTHSSHRRRSKDREERSRTESRSDRKERSRGTEDRYGNNKGKVSGLSKRSKRGEEEEEERSHKRHKHMDSHHHHHMRSSSRDHQSSD; the protein is encoded by the exons ATGAGCGGCGGAGGAAACAACGTCGTGAACAAAGTGTTCTACGCGACGTCGTATCATCCGATTCAAGCCGGAAGCATCGACGGAACTGATGTTGCTCCACATGATAACGGCGTCCGTCGAGCTCTCCTCTGTTATAACGCCGGCTTAT ATGATCCTTCTGGTGATTCGAAAGCTGTTGGAGATCCTTACTCTACTCTCTTCGTGGGTCGTCTCTCTCATCACACTACGGAGGATACTCTTCGAGAG GTGATGATTAAGTATGGTAGGATTAAGAACTTGCGCTTGGTTAGGCACATTG TGACGGGTTCTTCACGAGGATATGCTTTTGTGGAATTTGAGAGCGAAAAGGATATGCTCCGTGCTTATGAG GATGCTCATCATTCACTAATAGATGGTAGAGAGATTATTGTTGATTACAATCGGCAGCAACTGATGCCTGGATGGATACCAAGAAGACTAG GAGGTGGTCTTGGTGGTAGGAAAGAATCCGGACAACTTCGTTTTGGAGGACGAGAAAGACCATTCCGCGCTCCCTT GCGACCAATCCCTCATGAAGATTTACAAAAACTCGGCATTCAGCTTCCACCTGAGGGAAGATATATGTCACGCACACAG ATCCCATCACCTCCGAGGAGAAAAGGAAGTGTGTCGGATGATAGAGAGGAAGGATATTATTATCGGGAAAAGAGTTCTGTAGAAAGGGAAGAAGATTTTAAAGAGCGAAGCAGCCATAGGTATAATCACAGTCACAGGTCGAGCTCACACACACACAGTTCGCATAGAAGACGCAGCAAAGACAGAGAGGAGCGTTCTAGGACAGAGTCCCGTTCCGATAGGAAAGAGAGATCACGAGGTACGGAAGATAGATATGGTAACAACAAGGGTAAAGTTTCTGGATTGAGCAAAAGATCAAAacgcggagaagaagaagaagaagagcgttCTCACAAACGTCATAAACACATGGATtcccaccatcatcatcatatgaGGTCCTCTAGTCGAGATCATCAGTCCTCTGACTAA
- the LOC109133017 gene encoding uncharacterized protein LOC109133017, with amino-acid sequence MAFEMKIAVVSMAICLMIVATTATDIDGRIHIRRSLADFGGGCCNVFMHTCCFPKH; translated from the coding sequence ATGGCGTTTGAAATGAAAATTGCGGTTGTGTCAATGGCCATATGTCTAATGATTGTAGCGACGACCGCTACCGATATTGATGGCCGAATCCATATCCGACGGAGCTTAGCTGATTTTGGTGGAGGTTGTTGCAACGTGTTCATGCACACTTGTTGTTTTCCTAAACATTAG
- the LOC104785016 gene encoding uncharacterized protein LOC104785016 → MMPEQTYMYAYVTLPHNDQRERYSQKCYRDGRRVVLASYDLMGSESFGFKDKLRKSMKGMNESAERWVSEVRQGTTKRRFAIRVLRTKLGFYSCFIRSVGFFTSCVGAQR, encoded by the coding sequence atgatgcCGGAACAAACGTACATGTACGCCTATGTAACGTTGCCGCACAATGACCAGAGAGAGCGCTACTCTCAGAAATGTTATCGGGACGGAAGACGGGTGGTGTTGGCAAGCTACGACTTGATGGGATCAGAGAGTTTCGGTTTTAAAGACAAGCTAAGGAAGTCGATGAAAGGAATGAACGAGTCCGCCGAGCGGTGGGTTTCCGAAGTGCGTCAAGGTACGACCAAGAGACGTTTTGCGATTAGAGTTTTGAGGACAAAACTTGGCTTCTATTCTTGCTTCATTCGTAGTGTTGGATTTTTTACTTCTTGTGTGGGGGCACAGAGATAA
- the LOC104785019 gene encoding uncharacterized protein LOC104785019 encodes MCDSDLHLSRCSSYEADVDSDSEISTTSSFSSCSYSGSDEEAEFNNGFGVSQSKKQTKKLEKKKSNVLLEGYVLDSAVNDDLKRTKSLTDDDLEELKGCVDLGFGFNYEEIPELCNTLPALELCYSMSQKFIDQDHHHHSSSSSPEKKSSVLDSPVSPIASWKISSPGDNPDDVKARLKFWAQAVACTVRLCT; translated from the exons ATGTGCGACTCAGATCTTCATCTTTCTCGTTGTTCTTCCTACGAAGCTGACGTTGATTCCGACAGCGAGATCTCTACTACCTCCAGTTTCAGTTCTTGTTCTTACAGTGGATCTGATGAAGAAGCAGAGTTCAACAATGGCTTTGGTGTTTCACAGTCCAAGAAGCAGACGAAGaagctggagaagaagaagagcaatgTGTTGTTAGAAGGCTACGTTTTAGATTCAGCGGTCAACGATGATTTGAAGAGAACCAAGAGTTTAACTGACGATGATCTCGAGGAGCTTAAAGGTTGTGTGGATCTTGGATTTGGTTTCAACTACGAGGAGATCCCTGAGCTTTGTAATACTTTACCTGCTCTTGAGCTTTGTTACTCCATGAGTCAGAAGTTCATCGAtcaagatcatcatcaccattcttcttcttcttccccggAGAAGAAATCGTCGGTTCTTGATTCTCCTGTTAGTCCTATTGCTAGCTGGAAGATCTCTAGTCCTG GTGATAATCCTGATGATGTTAAAGCAAGGTTGAAATTTTGGGCACAAGCTGTGGCCTGTACTGTGAGATTATGTACTTGA
- the LOC104788796 gene encoding F-box/kelch-repeat protein At2g43270-like: protein MNSIDFASDPLKEIFVRLPLKSLGKLKTVSKEWRSILESKSFIEMHLSFQKSRRRQKVLAAYKCDCCDRPNLSPVSVMEGDEEIVNLHCDSTERPLMNYEGLLCIPEPDWVNVLNPSTGELRRFPSGPVPEPSLLLNMLPRSAERGLAFFPGYWAMGFGKDRVTGSYKVVRMLFDPVECDILDVQTGGEWRKLSPPPYDIDAERRSACVNGTIYWLRIGGGYKILALDLHTEEFHDVASIPKYPYGVTHLTQLLNLDDCLVMSTTRNCEKELEIWFMYSKDERWSKTYSISLADVASTLHPLKVWWFTPVAISKEGNVLICDDKKNLFKHYPHTNTTRRLSHSTCCVIAPYLKNLVRLH, encoded by the exons ATGAATTCGATCGATTTTGCTTCAGATCCACTGAAAGAGATATTTGTGAGGCTTCCCCTGAAATCTCTAGGGAAGTTGAAGACCGTGTCAAAGGAATGGAGATCGATACTGGAATCAAAGAGTTTCATTGAGATGCATCTGAGTTTTCAGAAATCTCGCCGCCGCCAGAAAGTCCTGGCCGCTTACAAGTGCGACTGCTGCGACCGGCCGAATCTCTCACCTGTGTCAGTTATGGAAGGTGACGAAGAGATCGTGAATCTTCACTGCGACTCAACAGAAAGACCATTGATGAATTACGAAGGTTTGCTCTGCATCCCTGAACCAGATTGGGTCAACGTCTTGAATCCGTCGACCGGAGAACTACGTAGATTTCCTTCCGGCCCCGTTCCTGAACCTTCCTTGTTATTGAATATGCTTCCGCGGTCAGCTG AGAGAGGGTTGGCTTTTTTCCCGGGATATTGGGCCATGGGTTTCGGTAAAGATAGAGTGACAGGCAGCTATAAAGTGGTGAGGATGCTCTTTGATCCTGTAGAATGTGATATTCTTGACGTTCAAACTGGTGGTGAATGGCGGAAATTGAGTCCACCTCCTTACGATATCGATGCAGAAAGAAGATCGGCTTGTGTCAACGGAACTATTTACTGGCTAAGAATTGGTGGTGGTTACAAAATACTTGCCTTGGATCTTCACACGGAAGAGTTTCATGATGTCGCAAGTATTCCAAAGTATCCTTATGGAGTCACGCATTTAACCCAGTTATTGAACCTCGACGACTGTCTAGTCATGTCGACGACAAGAAATTGTGAAAAGGAACTAGAGATTTGGTTCATGTATTCTAAAGATGAGAGATGGAGCAAAACCTACTCGATAAGTTTAGCCGATGTAGCTTCAACCCTCCATCCATTAAAGGTTTGGTGGTTCACGCCTGTGGCTATATCTAAGGAAGGGAATGTTTTGATTTGTGACGACAAGAAGAACTTATTCAAACACTATCCACACACAAACACCACTCGTCGCCTCTCACACTCTACTTGTTGTGTTATAGCTCCATATCTCAAAAATTTGGTCCGACTTCATTAA
- the LOC104785018 gene encoding biotin synthase, with amino-acid sequence MMLVRSVFRSQLRPFASSGGLQSASCFSYSSSSAASAEAERTIKEGPRNNWSREEIKAVYDSPVLDLLFHGAQVHRHVHNFREVQQCTLLSIKTGGCSEDCSYCPQSSRYSTGVKAQRLMSKDAVIDAAKKAKEAGSTRFCMGAAWRDTIGRKTNFSQILEYIKEIRGMGMEVCCTLGMIEKQQALELKKAGLTAYNHNLDTSREYYPNVITTRSYDDRLETLEHVRGAGINVCSGGIIGLGEAEEDRVGLLHTLATLPSHPESVPINALLAVKGTPLENQKPVEIWEMIRMIGTARIVMPKAMVRLSAGRVRFSMPEQALCFLAGANSIFTGEKLLTTPNNDYDADQLMLKTLGLIPKPPSFSEDDSESENFEEVASATH; translated from the exons ATGATGCTTGTTCGATCGGTGTTTCGATCTCAGTTGAGACCCTTTGCCTCGTCGGGTGGTCTACAGTCTGCTTCTTGcttttcttactcttcttcatctGCTGCTTCGGCTGAAGCTGAAAGGACCATCAAAGAAGGTCCCAGAAATAACTGGAGTAGAGAAGAAATCAAGGCCGTTTATGATTCTCCTGTTCTTGACCTCCTCTTCCATGGA GCTCAGGTTCATAGACATGTTCATAACTTCAGGGAGGTTCAGCAATGTACTCTCCTCTCCATAAAGACTGGTGGGTGCAGCGAAGACTGTTCATATTGTCCTCAATCCTCCAGATATAGCACTGGAGTTAAGGCACAAAGACTTATGTCTAAAGATGCTGTCATTGATGCTGCAAAGAAG GCAAAAGAAGCTGGCAGCACACGTTTTTGTATGGGTGCTGCTTGGCGAGATACTATTGGACGGAAAACAAACTTCAGCCAAATACTTGAATACATCAAAGAAATAAG AGGCATGGGGATGGAAGTTTGCTGCACCTTAGGCATGATTGAGAAACAACAAGCATTAGAGCTAAAGAAGGCTGGCCTAACTGCGTATAACCACAATCTTGATACTTCAAGAGAGTACTACCCAAATGTTATCACTACTAGAAGTTATGATGATCGCCTTGAAACTCTTGAGCATGTTCGTGGTGCTGGAATCAACGTCTGTTCAG GAGGAATCATAGGGCTTGGAGAGGCAGAAGAGGACAGAGTAGGGTTATTACACACACTAGCAACACTTCCTTCTCACCCCGAGAGTGTTCCCATCAATGCGCTGCTTGCAGTGAAAGGCACTCCTCTTGAAAACCAGAAG CCAGTTGAGATATGGGAAATGATCAGGATGATTGGAACGGCACGTATCGTAATGCCAAAAGCAATGGTGAGGTTATCTGCTGGGAGAGTCCGGTTCTCAATGCCTGAACAAGCTCTCTGTTTCCTTGCTGGTGCAAACTCTATCTTCACCGGAGAGAAGCTTCTAACCACACCAAACAATGATTATGACGCTGACCAGCTCATGTTGAAGACATTAGGCCTCATTCCTAAACCGCCAAGCTTCTCGGAAGATGATTCTGAATCAGAGAACTTCGAGGAAGTTGCTTCCGCTACTCACTAG
- the LOC104788794 gene encoding F-box/kelch-repeat protein At2g43445-like: MREEVNPNLSYVPSHLLKEIFLRLPLKSLVKFKTVSKEWRSILESNRFVEMHLSFQKSDKSCQKILAAHHCYCGAPLPYVLPGVRFKGDDEEVVYLHCESTRPSMSCDGLVCIPEPGCVTVLNPSTGQLRRFPSGPDPVPSGNWAMGFGRVKGTGSYKVVRMFFNPNHYEILDVNIGEWRKLSPPPYEVDAGRRSACVNGSIYWLNIWRGCKLLALDLHTLEFHDVPLPAGMRFKMETQIVNLDDHLAIATTRLNSDPEWQLDIWTMDAGERWSKTYSISLASLGIKPQEPRWFRPVIVSKDGNVVIYDDKKKALFRCYQRPDTIRQIFSYNCVISPYLENMVRLQNEQVELRLACILEDGIAFVAHVVSSFQPRVYKFLCKGKVYSHDFTNPCVVVLILAPDDFWSVCTCTHHNFDTVGRESLVSSPTPCAMTATEVEGRITFGRYLFEGVKNKGIKVDEGRQLYDFIGAVKSKSCCNKLITSCCRSPAPAPQPFAPAPQPSAGLYY, translated from the exons ATGAGGGAAGAagtaaaccctaatttgagCTACGTCCCTTCTCATCTCCTGAAAGAGATATTTTTGAGACTTCCCTTAAAATCTCTTGTCAAATTCAAAACTGTGTCAAAAGAATGGAGATCGATACTGGAATCAAATAGGTTCGTGGAGATGCACCTGAGTTTTCAAAAATCTGACAAGAGCTGCCAGAAAATCCTGGCCGCTCACCACTGCTACTGCGGCGCCCCCCTTCCATATGTCCTCCCCGGGGTACGTTTCAAAGGGGATGACGAAGAGGTTGTCTATTTGCACTGCGAGTCGACAAGACCGTCGATGAGTTGCGACGGTTTGGTTTGCATCCCTGAACCAGGTTGTGTCACCGTTTTGAATCCCTCGACTGGACAACTCAGGCGATTTCCTTCCGGCCCTGATCCCGTACCCT CGGGTAATTGGGCGATGGGGTTCGGAAGAGTCAAAGGTACGGGGAGTTATAAAGTAGTGAGGATGTTCTTTAATCCTAACCATTACGAGATTCTTGATGTCAACATTGGTGAATGGCGAAAACTTAGTCCACCTCCTTACGAGGTGGACGCGGGACGAAGATCGGCTTGTGTGAATGGGTCAATCTACTGGTTAAACATTTGGCGGGGTTGTAAGTTACTTGCCTTGGATCTTCACACGTTAGAGTTCCATGATGTCCCACTTCCAGCGGGTATGAGATTCAAGATGGAAACTCAGATAGTGAATCTTGACGACCATCTAGCCATAGCCACAACAAGATTGAATAGTGATCCTGAATGGCAACTAGATATATGGACCATGGATGCAGGAGAAAGATGGAGCAAGACTTACTCCATTAGTTTAGCTTCTCTAGGTATTAAGCCACAGGAGCCAAGGTGGTTCAGGCCGGTGATAGTTTCTAAAGATGGTAATGTTGTGATCTATGACGATAAGAAAAAGGCCTTGTTCAGATGTTATCAACGTCCAGATACAATCCGTCAGATATTCTCATATAATTGTGTTATATCTCCTTATCTCGAAAATATGGTCCGACTTCAGAATGAACAAGTAGAATTAAGGCTTGCATGCATCCTCGAG GATGGGATTGCTTTTGTTGCTCATGTTGTATCATCATTCCAACCAAGAGTTTACAAGTTTTTATGCAAGGGAAAAG TATATAGTCATGATTTTACGAACCCATGTGTTGTCGTCCTCATTCTCGCTCCTGATGATTTTTGGAG TGTTTGTACCTGCACTCACCATAATTTTGATACTGTCGGCCGTGAGAGCCTTGTTTCGTCGCCTACTCCATGCG CAATGACCGCAACCGAGGTTGAGGGCCGCATTACTTTCGGACGTTACTTATTTGAAGGCGTAAAAAACAAAGGTATCAAAGTTGATGAGGGAAGGcaattatatgatttcattgGCGCAGTGAAGAGTAAATCTTGCTGCAACAAACTCATCACTTCATGTTGTCGTAGTCCTGCTCCTGCTCCACAGCCTTTTGCTCCTGCTCCTCAGCCTTCTGCTggattatattattaa
- the LOC104785017 gene encoding U11/U12 small nuclear ribonucleoprotein 35 kDa protein isoform X2: MSGGGNNVVNKVFYATSYHPIQAGSIDGTDVAPHDNGVRRALLCYNAGLYDPSGDSKAVGDPYSTLFVGRLSHHTTEDTLREVMIKYGRIKNLRLVRHIVTGSSRGYAFVEFESEKDMLRAYEDAHHSLIDGREIIVDYNRQQLMPGWIPRRLGGGLGGRKESGQLRFGGRERPFRAPLSHHLRGEKEVCRMIERKDIIIGKRVL; the protein is encoded by the exons ATGAGCGGCGGAGGAAACAACGTCGTGAACAAAGTGTTCTACGCGACGTCGTATCATCCGATTCAAGCCGGAAGCATCGACGGAACTGATGTTGCTCCACATGATAACGGCGTCCGTCGAGCTCTCCTCTGTTATAACGCCGGCTTAT ATGATCCTTCTGGTGATTCGAAAGCTGTTGGAGATCCTTACTCTACTCTCTTCGTGGGTCGTCTCTCTCATCACACTACGGAGGATACTCTTCGAGAG GTGATGATTAAGTATGGTAGGATTAAGAACTTGCGCTTGGTTAGGCACATTG TGACGGGTTCTTCACGAGGATATGCTTTTGTGGAATTTGAGAGCGAAAAGGATATGCTCCGTGCTTATGAG GATGCTCATCATTCACTAATAGATGGTAGAGAGATTATTGTTGATTACAATCGGCAGCAACTGATGCCTGGATGGATACCAAGAAGACTAG GAGGTGGTCTTGGTGGTAGGAAAGAATCCGGACAACTTCGTTTTGGAGGACGAGAAAGACCATTCCGCGCTCCCTT ATCCCATCACCTCCGAGGAGAAAAGGAAGTGTGTCGGATGATAGAGAGGAAGGATATTATTATCGGGAAAAGAGTTCTGTAG
- the LOC104785021 gene encoding inositol transporter 1, with the protein MTLTIQTAPGSSGYLDMFPERRMSYFGNSYILGLTVTAGIGGLLFGYDTGVISGALLYIKDDFEIVKQSSFLQETIVSMAIVGAMIGAAAGGWINDYYGRKKATMFADVVFAAGAIVMAAAPDPYVLISGRLLVGLGVGVASVTAPVYIAEASPSEVRGGLVSTNVLMITGGQFLSYLINSAFTQVPGTWRWMLGVSGFPAVIQFGLMLFMPESPRWLFMKNRKAEAIQVLTKMYDISRLEDEIDHLSAAEEEEKQRNRTVGYLDVFRSKELRLAFIAGAGLQAFQQFTGINTVMYYSPTIVQMAGFHSNQLALFLSLIVAAMNAAGTVVGIYFIDHCGRKKLALSSLFGVIISLVILSVSFFKQSDAPNDGGLYGWLAVLGLALYIAFFAPGMGPVPWTVNSEIYPQQYRGICGGMSATVNWISNLIVAQTFLSIAEAAGTGTTFLILAGIAVLAVFFVIVFVPETQGLTFSEVEQIWKERAYGNVSGWGSSSDSNNVEEEVLLEQGSSS; encoded by the exons ATGACATTAACGATCCAAACCGCACCTGGGAGCTCAGGGTACTTGGATATGTTCCCTGAGAGAAGGATGTCATATTTTGGgaattcttatattttgggTTTGACTGTGACTGCTGGAATCGGTGGCCTTCTCTTTGGTTATGAcacag GTGTAATTTCCGGTGCTCTTTTGTACATTAAGGATGATTTCGAAATTGTTAAGCAGAGCAGTTTCTTACAG GAAACTATTGTAAGTATGGCTATAGTTGGTGCAATGATTGGTGCTGCGGCAGGAGGTTGGATCAATGACTACTACGGTCGTAAAAAGGCGACTATGTTTGCTGATGTTGTCTTTGCAGCTGGAGCAATCGTTATGGCTGCTGCTCCTGATCCGTATGTTTTGATATCGGGTCGTCTCTTGGTTGGTTTGGGAGTTGGTGTTGCTTCTGTGACTGCGCCAGTTTATATTGCGGAAGCATCACCATCAGAAGTGAGAGGTGGACTTGTGAGCACTAATGTATTGATGATCACCGGTGGACAGTTTCTTTCATACCTCATTAATTCTGCTTTCACGCAG GTTCCAGGAACATGGAGATGGATGCTTGGTGTTTCAGGCTTTCCCGCTGTTATTCAGTTTGGTCTCATGCTTTTCATGCCAGAATCCCCTCGATGGCTTTTCATGAAGAACCGTAAAGCGGAAGCCATCCAAGTGCTCACTAAAATGTATGACATCTCGCGGTTAGAAGACGAGATCGATCATCTTTCAGCagctgaagaggaagaaaaacaaaggaacCGCACTGTTGGTTACTTGGATGTTTTCAGATCCAAAGAATTGAGACTCGCATTTATTGCCGGAGCAGGGCTTCAG GCGTTTCAGCAGTTCACTGGCATCAACACTGTAATGTACTACAGCCCTACAATAGTCCAAATGGCTGGATTTCACTCAAACCAGCTCGCGTTGTTCCTCTCTCTCATTGTTGCTGCCATGAACGCTGCTGGAACAGTCGTAGGGATTTACTTTATAGATCATTGTGGAAGGAAAAAACTTGCTCTCTCAAGTTTATTCGGCGTCATTATATCTCTCGTAATCCTCTCTGTCTCGTTCTTCAAACAATCTGATGCACCAAACGATGGAGGGCTTTACGGTTGGCTCGCTGTACTTGGCTTAGCTCTATACATTGCTTTCTTTGCACCGGGAATGGGACCGGTACCATGGACAGTGAACTCAGAGATATACCCACAACAATACAGAGGCATATGTGGAGGCATGTCAGCTACAGTTAACTGGATCAGCAATTTGATTGTGGCACAAACATTCTTGTCAATCGCGGAAGCTGCTGGAACAGGAACGACGTTCTTGATTTTGGCGGGAATTGCTGTTCTTGCTGTTTTCTTTGTGATTGTGTTTGTCCCTGAGACTCAAGGGCTAACGTTTTCGGAAGTTGAGCAGATTTGGAAAGAAAGAGCTTATGGAAATGTCAGCGGTTGGGGCAGTAGCAGTGATAGCAACAACGTGGAGGAGGAGGTGTTACTCGAGCAGGGATCTTCTTCTTGA